Proteins co-encoded in one Nonlabens agnitus genomic window:
- a CDS encoding Na+/H+ antiporter NhaC family protein, whose translation MDHKTVITPKFSALIPLFVFVLTFLGVGIIQNDFYALPAPIAVIAGIIVAFLMFRQTIESKIQTLLKGCGDDKILTMCLIYLLAGAFAAITNATGSVDAIVNLGLDFIAVQYIYVGIFVIAAFLSVSTGTSVGAIVALAPIVVGFADKSSADLAILCGALLGGSMFGDNLSVISDTTIAATQSLGCKMSDKFKENIKIALPAALVTIAILIFQGLDLESGNAETIIYDYSVIKILPYLLVIGLSVLGVNVFITLLLGCISAAILGIAYGDFTLLESTKIAYEGFTSMTEIFLLSLLTGGLAALVARNGGIDFILIKIKKLISSKKSAQLGIASLVSTVNLAIANNTVSIIITGPIAKTINDEYHLDNKKTASILDIFACIFQGLLPYGAQVLMILSLSNEQINYLDLVSNTWYLLLLLMTTIAFIVFNTPKTIRVP comes from the coding sequence ATGGATCATAAAACCGTGATTACCCCTAAATTTTCAGCGCTTATACCGCTTTTTGTCTTCGTCCTTACTTTTCTAGGCGTTGGTATTATTCAAAATGACTTTTACGCATTACCAGCACCTATAGCTGTTATTGCGGGAATCATCGTGGCATTCCTGATGTTCAGACAAACGATCGAATCCAAAATCCAAACCCTATTAAAAGGTTGTGGTGACGATAAGATCTTGACCATGTGTTTGATTTATCTCTTGGCCGGTGCTTTTGCTGCCATCACTAACGCGACTGGTAGCGTGGATGCTATAGTCAATTTGGGTCTGGACTTTATTGCAGTGCAATACATCTACGTGGGCATCTTTGTTATCGCCGCATTCCTATCGGTTTCTACGGGAACTTCTGTAGGTGCGATTGTCGCACTGGCGCCTATTGTGGTGGGCTTTGCCGATAAAAGCAGCGCAGACCTAGCCATTTTGTGTGGTGCCTTGTTGGGCGGTAGTATGTTTGGTGATAATCTCTCGGTCATATCAGATACCACGATCGCTGCGACCCAATCTTTAGGTTGTAAGATGAGTGATAAATTCAAGGAGAACATCAAGATCGCGCTTCCAGCTGCTTTGGTCACCATTGCCATTTTGATCTTTCAAGGGTTGGACCTAGAGTCTGGCAATGCAGAGACGATCATTTATGATTACTCGGTGATTAAAATTTTGCCTTACCTTCTTGTAATTGGACTTTCTGTATTGGGTGTTAATGTGTTTATCACGCTACTTTTGGGTTGCATCAGTGCTGCCATTTTAGGGATTGCTTACGGTGATTTCACCTTATTGGAATCTACCAAAATCGCCTATGAAGGCTTCACCAGCATGACCGAGATCTTCTTACTGTCCTTACTTACCGGTGGTCTAGCTGCACTCGTAGCCAGAAATGGTGGTATTGATTTTATCCTGATCAAAATCAAAAAGCTGATTTCCAGCAAGAAATCAGCGCAATTGGGTATTGCTTCACTGGTCAGCACCGTGAATCTAGCCATCGCAAACAATACGGTTTCCATCATTATCACAGGTCCCATTGCCAAAACCATTAATGATGAGTACCATCTGGACAACAAGAAAACAGCGTCGATTCTGGATATTTTTGCCTGTATTTTTCAGGGATTGTTGCCGTATGGCGCACAGGTCTTGATGATCTTGAGTTTGTCTAACGAACAAATCAATTATCTGGATTTGGTTTCTAACACGTGGTACCTCTTGTTACTGTTGATGACGACCATAGCATTCATTGTATTCAATACACCTAAAACGATAAGAGTTCCATAA
- a CDS encoding DNA cytosine methyltransferase → MNFIDLFSGAGGLSEGFINAGFNPIAHVEIDSHACNTLETRLVYHKLKGENKIDHYYDYLLGKISRPDFILKYGTKELSESVLNIGIGGCNNDSIFKHIDLLAGNQEIDIIIGGPPCQAYSLVGRARDANGMREDPRNLLYQEYAKFLENYRPKAFVFENVLGLISAQKGQYFKNMQEHFKSIGYNLDYKVQHSEEFGVLQKRKRVILIGWRKDIDFKYPEFKKVKHDFKVRDILDDLKILEPGEQKNVTRYKSNSSDYLNQFELRNGMDFVTQHIARPHNIRDLEIYKIAIQKWENRERLKYPDLPNKLKTHKNQKSFLDRYKVVDANGLSHTMVAHIAKDGHHYIYPDSNQIRSLSVREAARIQSFSDDFFFEGGRSAAFKQIGNAVPPLMSKTIAEQFNSLI, encoded by the coding sequence GTGAATTTTATAGATTTATTTTCCGGAGCAGGTGGTTTATCCGAAGGTTTTATTAACGCTGGATTCAATCCTATAGCGCACGTTGAGATTGATTCTCACGCATGTAATACTTTAGAGACAAGATTGGTATATCATAAGCTGAAAGGAGAAAATAAAATTGATCATTACTACGATTATCTTTTAGGAAAAATAAGTAGACCAGATTTTATTTTAAAATATGGAACTAAAGAGCTTTCAGAATCGGTATTGAATATTGGCATTGGTGGATGCAACAATGACTCTATTTTTAAACATATTGATTTATTGGCTGGAAATCAAGAGATTGATATAATTATAGGTGGTCCACCGTGTCAAGCATATTCGTTAGTAGGTAGAGCAAGAGATGCCAATGGCATGAGAGAAGATCCTAGAAATCTTTTGTATCAAGAATATGCAAAATTTCTTGAAAACTATAGACCCAAAGCCTTCGTATTTGAAAATGTTTTGGGTCTAATTTCTGCTCAAAAAGGGCAGTACTTTAAAAATATGCAAGAACATTTCAAATCAATTGGATATAATTTAGATTATAAAGTTCAGCATTCAGAAGAATTTGGAGTTCTCCAAAAAAGAAAAAGAGTTATTTTAATTGGTTGGCGGAAGGACATAGATTTTAAATATCCAGAGTTCAAAAAAGTAAAACATGATTTTAAAGTCAGAGATATTTTAGATGATTTAAAAATACTTGAGCCTGGTGAACAAAAAAATGTAACTCGATATAAATCTAATTCTTCAGATTATTTAAATCAATTTGAACTACGAAATGGGATGGATTTTGTGACTCAGCATATTGCGAGACCTCATAATATTAGAGATTTGGAGATCTATAAAATTGCAATTCAAAAATGGGAAAATAGGGAACGTTTAAAATATCCAGATCTACCAAATAAATTGAAAACACATAAAAATCAGAAATCATTTTTAGATAGATATAAAGTTGTCGATGCCAATGGATTATCGCATACAATGGTTGCTCATATAGCCAAGGATGGACACCATTATATATATCCAGACTCTAATCAAATACGCTCATTATCCGTAAGAGAAGCTGCAAGAATACAATCTTTTTCTGATGATTTCTTTTTTGAAGGTGGTAGAAGTGCAGCATTTAAACAAATAGGAAATGCAGTACCTCCCTTGATGTCCAAAACTATAGCGGAACAATTTAATTCATTAATTTAA
- a CDS encoding thiamine phosphate synthase, giving the protein MIPKLHYISNAKTPQLHLDNIQKACSAGIELVQLDMKHIKKPALLQLAKDVQAITSHFQTRLIITSHYKIAETIKADGVFLEKTDASPTLMREHLFPWQSIGASAHTLQDCQDLIKKEVDYIALGPFQTAKEDKTNALGIHGYTAIAEALPTETPLLGFGNITTNDVKNILDTGISGIIVSQEINTDFNLIKTYHQLLKASSTQEIRHRFE; this is encoded by the coding sequence ATGATTCCAAAACTTCATTACATATCAAACGCCAAAACGCCTCAACTTCATCTAGACAACATTCAGAAAGCTTGCAGTGCTGGAATCGAATTGGTACAACTGGACATGAAGCACATCAAGAAACCAGCGCTTTTACAGTTGGCTAAAGATGTTCAGGCGATTACTTCGCATTTTCAGACCAGACTCATCATCACGAGCCATTACAAGATTGCCGAAACCATTAAAGCAGACGGCGTATTCCTGGAAAAAACCGACGCTTCTCCTACTCTAATGAGAGAACATTTGTTCCCATGGCAAAGCATTGGTGCTAGCGCACACACCTTGCAGGATTGTCAGGACTTGATTAAAAAAGAAGTGGATTATATCGCCTTGGGACCTTTTCAAACGGCTAAGGAAGATAAAACGAATGCCTTAGGGATACATGGTTATACCGCTATTGCGGAAGCCTTACCAACCGAAACACCATTACTAGGTTTTGGCAACATTACTACAAACGATGTCAAGAACATATTGGACACCGGAATCTCTGGAATCATCGTATCTCAAGAAATCAACACCGATTTCAATTTGATCAAAACCTATCACCAATTACTGAAAGCTTCTTCTACTCAAGAGATCAGGCATAGGTTTGAATGA
- a CDS encoding ATP-binding protein, whose protein sequence is MGVRTHTFQPGARSIIQMGEELIGHPTSAINELVKNGYDADATEIDVYIHIAEEESKSFLIVKDNGTGMAKETLFGEWLQPSVSSKRKRTHSEIFNRQFLGNKGIGRLAAMALGKRLTVVSKTSYCDKFNWLSLDSNQFYEEVLLDQIKFPGDEIQNYIDLFEKDHLLSIRNKDRNDVLLNLLNNKYQNFLEGTIIILENIDDSLQNLMIDEYSNNEFDLKFEDTSLMKSLGVLITPLAMSEMIQDELLTNNIISKRFQSQVKKVLLN, encoded by the coding sequence ATGGGAGTAAGAACGCACACGTTTCAACCAGGCGCACGGTCTATTATTCAAATGGGTGAAGAGTTGATCGGCCATCCTACATCAGCAATTAATGAGTTAGTCAAAAATGGTTACGATGCGGATGCTACAGAAATTGATGTTTACATTCACATAGCCGAGGAAGAGTCAAAATCTTTTCTAATTGTAAAGGATAATGGGACAGGAATGGCGAAAGAAACACTCTTTGGGGAATGGCTGCAACCCTCGGTTAGCTCCAAAAGAAAAAGGACTCACAGCGAAATCTTCAACCGACAATTCTTGGGTAATAAAGGTATTGGTAGGTTAGCAGCAATGGCTTTGGGTAAGAGACTCACTGTTGTATCTAAAACATCATATTGTGATAAATTCAATTGGTTGAGTTTGGATTCAAATCAATTTTATGAAGAAGTTCTTTTAGATCAAATAAAATTCCCTGGGGACGAAATTCAAAATTATATTGATTTATTTGAAAAAGATCACCTGCTATCGATAAGAAACAAAGATCGAAATGATGTACTGTTGAACTTACTCAATAATAAGTATCAAAATTTTTTAGAAGGAACAATTATTATTTTAGAAAATATTGATGATAGTCTTCAAAATTTAATGATAGATGAATATAGTAATAATGAATTTGATTTAAAATTTGAAGATACCAGCTTAATGAAATCACTTGGGGTCTTAATTACCCCATTGGCAATGAGTGAAATGATACAAGATGAATTATTGACAAACAATATCATTTCCAAAAGATTTCAATCGCAAGTGAAAAAAGTACTTTTAAATTGA
- a CDS encoding sensor histidine kinase, with protein MKEKTNREGFYENNAFSQLKGMLLRVMQEIGQQRYNYRLKNNLGRPVGKLNTRPESQEYLNFIRDNIDNDEVINKTQLFINETNNALNSAEFRLTLAERLASLGSSLELLYHELAQPITILGASELEIYDQNEKITQREIKNKISNELSSIADAVSTLDDLKESLEPAIGKSVSRNFKPIVSFSKVIRLYKKDINDFKIQIDIDPKLNSYQINDNEYALWISFLNIINNAVFWLKTSDESNRAILFSLENTKLVISNTGPLIPEEILDIIFEYGVSNKPGKNKSGLGLTYTQSILSKNNWDIRAENREYGPAFVLNRR; from the coding sequence TTGAAAGAGAAAACAAATAGAGAAGGCTTCTATGAAAACAATGCTTTTAGCCAACTGAAAGGGATGTTGCTAAGAGTGATGCAAGAAATTGGTCAGCAGAGATATAATTATCGCCTTAAGAACAATTTAGGTAGACCAGTTGGAAAATTGAATACGCGACCTGAATCTCAAGAATATTTAAATTTTATTAGGGATAATATTGATAATGATGAAGTTATAAATAAGACTCAATTATTTATAAACGAAACTAACAATGCTCTTAATAGCGCTGAATTCAGATTAACTCTCGCCGAAAGATTAGCCTCTCTAGGCAGTAGTCTTGAGTTATTATATCATGAATTAGCCCAACCAATAACAATTTTGGGAGCTTCGGAATTAGAAATTTATGACCAAAATGAAAAGATTACTCAACGAGAAATAAAGAATAAGATTTCAAATGAGTTAAGTTCAATTGCCGATGCCGTTAGTACTCTAGATGATTTAAAAGAATCCCTAGAGCCTGCGATCGGAAAATCCGTGAGTAGAAATTTTAAACCAATCGTTTCTTTTTCGAAAGTTATCCGATTATATAAAAAAGATATTAATGATTTTAAAATCCAGATTGATATCGATCCTAAATTAAACTCTTATCAAATAAATGATAATGAATATGCTCTTTGGATATCTTTTTTAAATATAATTAATAATGCAGTTTTTTGGTTAAAAACAAGTGATGAATCAAATCGAGCAATATTGTTTTCCCTTGAAAACACAAAATTGGTAATAAGTAATACCGGACCTTTAATTCCCGAGGAAATTTTAGATATTATATTTGAATATGGTGTTTCTAATAAACCCGGAAAGAATAAAAGTGGTTTAGGTCTGACATACACTCAGAGCATTTTATCCAAAAATAATTGGGATATCAGAGCTGAAAACAGAGAATATGGGCCGGCTTTTGTCCTTAATAGAAGATAA
- a CDS encoding Ig-like domain-containing protein: MKKNYVSNLLPTPWLLFLLLFLPMLNAQAQCPTVTASPQVICDAPGLTFQDLNAFANPGANPIRWYANPTGGSPIPPSQLVRQGTYYAGDTTGNCGTREELVVDFTVDPSGQSLEAIFCDNENPTIQSYINQALAPNVPTGGSVEIYSDFALTNRRQPTEALPRSANYFIVFVDNAGCRSQIESGSIAVFDSPAAPSPPTTQDFCSDTAPTVADLDPGTTNNFNWYSEVDSGNSPIPPSLSPTTLLVDGETYYVQADNFFCESEAVAVTVRIAEPPVPGVGTTQQYCIDNLPQDDFDLFPLLTGNPDTTGTWEGPTTITNGNTGTTNISALTPGSYNYVYTVPGTDPCPDQTATITIVVNEILSSGVASDLSPLTFCESQAPTAYDLFQLIDDEDAGGTWTQGTTSSDPTVSSNFDFTTLAVGTYNFTYSQNLDPNPCPEDNTTVQVIILEDPNAGTAVPTEICENEIDQNSPFNLFDALDGSQDNNNGTWTDASNTTVTNSIDITGFTVEGSPYVFTYTIDNGSCTDSESISIVIQPAPESGNYIGTPFEVCEDAAAGSSPFDLFSLLDGTQDTNGTWFAGSNSSGTAVTNPIDLTTLGTGSFDFTYTVPAISNCTDDDVTVTVIITELPEAGTPTPFEVCETDAAAVSPLDLFDQLTGEDAGGDWSDDDATGALNGNNVDLTLLAVGSYSFTYTITDASCTETSTVTVTVTDAPEAGTGTDFEICLEDVTAGQQLDLFNQLADNDTNGSWNDDDATGALTNNILDLSALSQGSYNFTYTVIGIGSCVDDSETITVTINDIAAPVAPTTQEFCDQATVADLSATGTTIQWYSDAELTNLLASTDALQDGEDYYATQTDAVTNCESSVATAVTVTINQTPDTGVAAPITICSDNSAVDLFTALDGTQDAGGIWVDTDGSGALTGSTFDASAVAPGTYTFEYTITGTAPCGDSSTLTTVTVQNPVSAGTSTSIDFCSDNAPVDLFSLLGAADAGGTWSPALTSNTGVFDPAVDPTGTYTYTVMNGCNTSSATVEVTVTAAPDAGTSSTIMICKIDAPFDLTASLGGSPDTNGVWSPQLASGGNIFDPAVDTAGIYTYTVAATSPCSTDAVSQVDVMIEETAPPTVTSASLTFCASEMPMVMDLDAAVTGETITWYDSADATTPLTDDTLLVDGATYFATQTSNTGCESDQRVQVSAVVNDAPTPTLTADGGSFCVNDNPTLLDLTRNINEYDAAANNIQWYADANGTSPLSLSTLLSRDTTYYAVIVDPASACESSVRLAVTPDLTACGDVVVPDGFSPNNDGVNDTFDIDNLGFLYPNFEMEIYNRNGILVYKGVDSTPRFDGTSNQDALFSNGQLPVGVYFYILKFNDGSTKPRQGRLYISR; this comes from the coding sequence ATGAAAAAAAACTACGTAAGTAACTTACTGCCAACACCATGGCTGTTGTTCCTGCTGCTGTTCCTGCCCATGCTAAACGCACAGGCACAGTGTCCAACGGTGACCGCTTCACCTCAAGTGATCTGTGATGCCCCTGGACTGACTTTTCAAGATTTAAATGCATTTGCCAATCCTGGTGCCAATCCTATAAGATGGTATGCTAATCCTACTGGTGGATCGCCTATACCACCATCCCAACTCGTGCGACAAGGCACTTATTATGCGGGTGACACCACAGGAAATTGTGGTACTCGTGAGGAACTGGTCGTAGATTTTACGGTAGATCCCAGCGGCCAAAGTCTAGAAGCGATTTTCTGTGATAACGAGAATCCTACCATTCAATCCTATATCAATCAGGCACTTGCTCCCAACGTCCCAACTGGAGGTTCTGTAGAAATCTATTCAGATTTTGCCCTTACAAATCGACGTCAGCCAACGGAAGCCTTACCAAGAAGTGCAAATTACTTCATCGTTTTTGTGGACAATGCAGGCTGTAGAAGCCAGATAGAATCTGGTAGTATCGCCGTCTTTGATTCACCAGCTGCTCCTAGTCCACCAACCACTCAGGATTTTTGTTCTGATACGGCACCAACTGTAGCAGACCTTGATCCAGGAACGACCAATAATTTCAACTGGTATAGTGAGGTGGATAGTGGTAACAGTCCAATCCCACCATCCTTGTCTCCTACTACTTTGTTGGTGGATGGAGAAACCTACTACGTACAAGCAGACAATTTCTTTTGTGAGAGTGAAGCTGTGGCAGTTACCGTGCGCATTGCAGAGCCACCTGTTCCGGGTGTAGGAACGACCCAGCAATATTGTATCGATAACCTACCTCAAGATGATTTTGATCTTTTTCCGTTATTAACAGGGAATCCAGATACCACAGGTACTTGGGAAGGCCCGACAACGATTACTAATGGTAATACGGGAACCACTAATATTAGTGCATTGACGCCTGGATCGTATAACTATGTGTACACGGTTCCTGGTACAGATCCATGTCCAGATCAAACAGCGACTATTACCATCGTCGTTAATGAAATTTTATCTTCTGGTGTGGCTTCTGACTTGAGTCCGTTGACTTTTTGTGAGTCACAGGCGCCGACGGCCTATGATTTATTCCAATTGATTGATGATGAAGATGCAGGTGGTACATGGACCCAAGGAACGACCAGCTCTGATCCAACGGTCTCCTCTAATTTTGATTTTACAACCTTGGCAGTTGGCACCTATAATTTTACGTACAGTCAGAATTTGGATCCCAATCCTTGTCCTGAAGATAACACGACGGTTCAGGTAATTATTTTGGAAGATCCCAATGCAGGAACTGCTGTCCCTACAGAAATTTGTGAGAACGAGATCGACCAGAATTCCCCTTTTAATTTATTTGATGCTTTAGACGGTTCTCAAGATAACAACAACGGAACCTGGACTGATGCTTCAAACACAACGGTAACCAACAGTATCGATATCACTGGCTTTACTGTGGAAGGAAGCCCTTATGTGTTTACCTATACTATCGACAATGGTTCTTGTACCGATAGTGAATCGATTAGCATCGTTATCCAACCAGCACCAGAATCTGGTAACTATATAGGAACTCCATTTGAGGTTTGTGAAGACGCGGCTGCAGGAAGTTCGCCGTTTGATCTGTTCTCATTATTGGATGGCACGCAAGACACGAATGGTACTTGGTTTGCAGGATCCAATTCAAGTGGTACGGCAGTAACCAACCCCATTGATTTAACCACTCTGGGAACCGGTAGTTTTGACTTTACCTATACCGTACCAGCCATTAGTAACTGTACGGATGACGATGTAACAGTCACCGTGATCATCACAGAGCTGCCTGAAGCAGGAACTCCTACTCCATTTGAAGTTTGTGAAACAGACGCAGCTGCAGTCTCTCCGCTTGATTTATTCGATCAATTAACTGGTGAAGATGCTGGTGGCGATTGGTCAGATGATGATGCGACTGGAGCACTTAATGGCAATAACGTAGACTTGACACTATTAGCGGTTGGGTCCTATAGTTTTACTTATACCATAACTGATGCTAGTTGTACGGAAACGTCCACAGTTACCGTTACGGTTACTGATGCGCCAGAAGCTGGTACAGGAACTGACTTTGAGATTTGTTTGGAAGATGTTACTGCTGGTCAGCAGTTGGATCTCTTCAATCAGTTAGCAGATAATGACACCAATGGAAGCTGGAATGATGATGATGCCACTGGTGCTTTAACTAATAATATCCTTGACTTGAGCGCCTTATCACAAGGTTCCTATAATTTTACCTACACGGTTATAGGTATAGGAAGTTGTGTTGACGATTCTGAAACCATTACGGTCACTATTAATGATATTGCAGCGCCTGTGGCTCCAACTACACAAGAGTTTTGTGATCAAGCCACCGTAGCCGACCTAAGCGCCACAGGTACTACGATTCAATGGTACAGCGATGCCGAATTGACCAATTTGCTTGCTTCAACAGATGCCTTGCAGGATGGTGAAGACTACTACGCTACCCAGACAGATGCAGTAACCAATTGTGAATCATCTGTTGCTACTGCAGTGACCGTTACCATCAATCAAACTCCCGATACAGGAGTTGCTGCACCTATAACGATATGTAGCGATAACAGCGCTGTAGATCTATTTACAGCATTAGATGGCACTCAGGATGCTGGAGGAATTTGGGTGGATACGGATGGATCTGGAGCTTTAACTGGCTCTACTTTTGACGCTAGCGCCGTCGCTCCTGGAACCTACACTTTTGAGTACACCATTACCGGTACAGCCCCATGTGGTGACAGTTCCACACTTACAACAGTAACGGTTCAAAATCCAGTTAGTGCAGGAACGAGTACCAGCATCGATTTTTGTTCTGATAATGCACCAGTAGATTTATTTAGTCTATTGGGCGCCGCAGATGCTGGCGGAACTTGGTCACCTGCCTTAACCAGTAACACCGGTGTTTTTGACCCAGCCGTTGACCCAACTGGCACCTACACCTATACCGTTATGAATGGTTGTAACACATCCAGCGCAACAGTAGAAGTTACGGTAACCGCTGCTCCAGATGCGGGCACCAGTTCCACCATCATGATTTGTAAAATTGATGCACCATTTGATTTGACTGCTAGTCTAGGTGGCTCGCCGGACACCAATGGCGTTTGGTCTCCACAATTGGCCAGCGGTGGAAATATATTTGACCCAGCCGTTGATACGGCTGGAATTTATACGTACACTGTTGCGGCTACGTCTCCATGTAGTACGGATGCCGTATCGCAGGTGGACGTCATGATTGAAGAAACAGCGCCTCCAACGGTGACATCAGCGAGTTTGACATTTTGTGCTAGCGAGATGCCTATGGTAATGGATCTAGATGCAGCGGTTACCGGCGAAACAATCACTTGGTACGATTCTGCAGATGCCACCACACCGTTGACCGATGATACGTTACTTGTAGATGGTGCGACTTATTTTGCTACTCAAACCAGTAATACTGGTTGTGAATCAGATCAACGAGTACAAGTAAGTGCCGTTGTAAATGATGCTCCTACTCCAACACTGACTGCAGATGGTGGCTCATTTTGTGTAAATGACAATCCGACGTTGTTGGACTTGACACGCAACATCAATGAATATGATGCTGCTGCAAACAACATCCAATGGTATGCAGATGCAAACGGCACGTCACCGTTATCCTTATCCACCTTATTGTCGCGAGATACGACTTATTATGCGGTGATTGTTGATCCTGCTTCTGCTTGTGAGAGCAGTGTACGACTAGCCGTTACTCCAGATCTTACCGCGTGTGGCGATGTCGTTGTACCTGATGGCTTCTCTCCTAACAATGATGGCGTCAATGATACTTTTGATATTGATAATCTTGGATTCTTGTATCCAAACTTCGAAATGGAGATTTATAACAGAAACGGAATACTGGTCTATAAAGGTGTGGATAGCACACCAAGATTTGATGGTACCTCTAATCAAGATGCCTTATTTAGCAATGGTCAATTGCCGGTAGGTGTTTATTTCTACATCTTGAAATTCAATGACGGTAGCACTAAACCTAGACAAGGGAGATTATACATAAGTAGATAG
- a CDS encoding DUF4494 domain-containing protein, which produces MSATWYECKVKYRKFDEATASHKMKTEPFLVDAISYTEAESRITEEMAAYLSDNEEIKITNIKVANYAEIHPFENSDRWFKSKISLIAVDEESGKERKTNIYFLVQANDVKEAYENTVSAMADTMGEYTITAVSESPIMDVFPYFTGEEDDVERLKNFTALKDSKPVFNETDEVLEMEDSLIAVED; this is translated from the coding sequence ATGAGCGCCACATGGTACGAGTGCAAAGTGAAGTATAGAAAATTTGATGAAGCCACGGCCAGTCATAAAATGAAAACAGAGCCTTTTCTGGTAGATGCGATATCGTACACTGAAGCCGAAAGCAGAATCACCGAAGAAATGGCGGCTTATTTGAGTGACAACGAGGAGATCAAAATCACCAACATCAAAGTGGCTAATTATGCCGAGATCCATCCATTTGAAAACTCAGATCGCTGGTTCAAATCAAAGATCTCACTCATCGCTGTAGATGAAGAAAGTGGTAAGGAGCGTAAAACCAACATCTATTTCCTTGTACAAGCCAACGATGTAAAGGAAGCGTATGAAAATACCGTAAGCGCCATGGCAGATACAATGGGAGAATATACGATTACAGCCGTTTCAGAATCGCCTATTATGGACGTGTTCCCATATTTCACCGGTGAGGAAGATGATGTAGAACGTTTGAAGAACTTCACGGCTCTTAAAGACTCAAAACCGGTTTTTAATGAAACCGATGAAGTGTTGGAAATGGAAGATTCCCTTATCGCTGTTGAGGATTAG
- a CDS encoding DUF4251 domain-containing protein, protein MKMYRPIYSKCVLLLIAILSITACSVQKTGSPAEFEALTNKVVNGDTLRIEMDAAYPLNTYASQQVIQQLMRNTGDTANRIDLTGDGHFLEIHPDMVKANLPFFGERRQGAGYNNPQDSGINFEQAPEDYLYTVDNEAYKYEIEFDANDKTENYDVDVVVFANGKATVYVRSTTRTVMQYQGRVVSTNDSKE, encoded by the coding sequence ATGAAAATGTATCGTCCTATATATAGTAAATGTGTGTTGTTACTTATCGCTATTTTGAGCATTACTGCCTGCAGCGTTCAAAAAACGGGAAGCCCAGCAGAATTTGAGGCGTTGACCAATAAAGTGGTTAATGGTGATACGTTGCGCATTGAGATGGATGCGGCTTATCCCTTGAATACGTATGCATCCCAACAAGTGATTCAACAATTGATGCGTAATACGGGAGATACTGCCAATAGAATTGACCTTACGGGCGACGGGCATTTTCTAGAAATTCATCCAGACATGGTGAAAGCCAATTTACCGTTTTTTGGAGAGCGTCGTCAAGGTGCTGGATATAACAATCCGCAGGACAGTGGTATCAATTTTGAACAGGCGCCAGAGGATTATCTCTACACGGTAGATAATGAGGCATACAAATACGAGATTGAATTTGATGCCAATGACAAAACCGAAAATTATGACGTGGACGTGGTTGTATTTGCCAATGGTAAAGCAACGGTTTACGTAAGAAGCACCACCAGAACGGTCATGCAATATCAAGGAAGAGTGGTATCTACGAACGATTCCAAGGAGTAA